The genomic window GGCAAGTCGATCCCTCGCCTAAGAAAAGCAAATTATCCTTGATCCGCCGGCTGGGCGACTATGATAGATGGCTGGGCCACGAATCAGTTGACAGCTGAGAAGTGGCAGTTGACAGTTTAAATCATAATCCAAAATTCATAATTCAAATTTGATGTCTACCCTTCCTTCCGGCGTTCGTTTGGTGGCGTTGCTGAACGACCATTTGCGCGAGATCATGGGGCGCGAGCGTGCGAACCATACCTCCATGCACTTGTATTGTACGGGGCCTTACTGGGTCGCCTTCGAGCGTTCGGCCTATCAGTTACGCCGTGCGTTCCCGGACAGCGAGACCACGCCGATGCGCCTGTTCGGGTATCCGTTTCCGGTCGTGATGGTGTCCGTAACGGATCGCTCGCTGCGTTCGTACGCCCGCAAGCATATCTTGCGGATAGACGAGCCGGATTATAAGCGATTGACCGTCCCCGTTTTCCCTGCGGAAGATTACCGGTCGTGGCACGACCGGGAGGTATCGGGACTGCCGTATCCCCACACGTACGGATTTCAGAGAAATTAATACGATTATCACATATGTACCGACAACAATTCTTTCCCCGTCTGGGTGATTACATCGACACGCTGCTGAAAGTCACCAAGCTGACCAAATCCATCGTCTGCGTAACCGGAGGTATGGGCGGCAGTACCTATAACGCTTTAAAAAAGGTATAGACATGCATTTCAGCATCTATGTCCGTCTGTTGGACCTCCTTTGGGAACATCTGGATGACGAGGATCGGTTCCGCCAGCTGGCCCACGAGGCCGTGGAGCGGTATATCTCTCACATGCGGGGGAAGATGGATGAAAGAAAGAAATAATCTTATACGTTAGGATCATGCAAACATCTTTGTTTCTATTATTCGGTTTCCTGTTTGCCGTATCGCTCGGCATGGTGATCATCCCGAGGATCTTGGTGATTTCCCATAAGAAACGGCTCTATGATGTCCCGGACGCCCGTAAGGTACATACGATGCCGGTTCCTCGTCTGGGTGGGCTGTCCTTTTTTCCAGTGATCCTGATGTCGATGTTCCTGGTGATCGGTTTTCGTCTGTACTTTTGGGATGTGAACGTGTCCGGCTTGTCATTCAATATGCTTTATGAGTACCTGTTCCTGTTCGTGGGCATGACGCTGCTTTATCTGGTGGGTGTTTGCGACGATCTGGTCGGTGTAGGCTACCGCTATAAGTTCGCCGTGCAGATTGCTGCGGCGTTTCTGTTGGTACTGTCAGGCAACTGGTTCGACTCGTTTGGTGGCTTGTTCGGTATTTACTCGGTGCCGGTTTGGGTAGGGGTGCCGTTCACGGTGTTTATCGTGGTATATATAACAAATGCCATTAACTTGATTGATGGTATCGACGGCCTGGCCTCGGGCCTGTGTTGTATCGCCTTGTCGGTCTTGAGCGTGATATTCTTTCTTCGTGGGCAGTATGTTTACGCCTTGTTGGCGATCTGTACGCTGGGTATCCTTATGCCCTTTTGGTGCTACAACGTGTTCGGTAACGCCAACCGTGGACATAAGCTTTTCATGGGGGATGCCGGCAGCCTTACGCTGGGCTACGTGATCAGCTTCCTGATCATCCACATGAGCGTGACGAACGAGGTCTCTCCGACATTGTCCAACCCGTACATGGTGATCGCTTTCTCTACGGTA from Parabacteroides distasonis ATCC 8503 includes these protein-coding regions:
- a CDS encoding MraY family glycosyltransferase; translated protein: MQTSLFLLFGFLFAVSLGMVIIPRILVISHKKRLYDVPDARKVHTMPVPRLGGLSFFPVILMSMFLVIGFRLYFWDVNVSGLSFNMLYEYLFLFVGMTLLYLVGVCDDLVGVGYRYKFAVQIAAAFLLVLSGNWFDSFGGLFGIYSVPVWVGVPFTVFIVVYITNAINLIDGIDGLASGLCCIALSVLSVIFFLRGQYVYALLAICTLGILMPFWCYNVFGNANRGHKLFMGDAGSLTLGYVISFLIIHMSVTNEVSPTLSNPYMVIAFSTVLVPLLDVIRVVLHRLREHKNPFLPDKNHFHHKLLRTGMRVRMVMVCIIAISAFFILLNSSLAWRVDITYLFFLNLFCWSILHVGLNGLIKRNRERKESEQLR